A single Hippopotamus amphibius kiboko isolate mHipAmp2 chromosome 5, mHipAmp2.hap2, whole genome shotgun sequence DNA region contains:
- the RGS20 gene encoding regulator of G-protein signaling 20 has product MRTAEGGELAAASPRARPADGGSPMGSERIEMRKRQVCAAQGPAASAPGPHGVGNRGSNACCFCWCCCCSCSCLTVKNQEEQRLRRASYELRREDLPTCEESPTPTLEEASTWAQSFDKLMVTPAGRNAFREFLRTEFSEENMLFWMACEELKKEANKTMIEEKARIIYEDYISILSPKEVSLDSRVREAINRSMAEPSPHIFDDAQLQIYTLMHRDSYPRFMNSALYKDLLRSLSENAVEAEDVPDIYY; this is encoded by the exons CCGATGGGATCAGAACGGATAGAGATGCGGAAGCGGCAGGTATGCGCAGCCCAGGGGCCCGCAGCCTCCGCCCCAGGCCCGCACGGAGTGGGGAACCGGGGATCCAACGCTTGCTGCTtctgctggtgctgctgctgtAGCTGTTCTTG TCTCACTGTGAAAAACCAAGAGGAACAGAGACTCAGGAGGGCTTCCTACGAACTCAGAAGAGAGGACCTTCCCACCTGTGAAGAAAG CCCGACTCCCACCCTGGAGGAGGCCAGCACCTGGGCCCAGTCCTTCGACAAGCTCATGGTCACGCCCGCGGGAAGGAATGCTTTCCGGGAGTTTCTGCGAACGGAGTTCAGTGAGGAAAACATGCTCTTCTGGATGGCGTGCGAGGAGCTGAAGAAAGAAGCTAATAAAACCATGATTGAAGAGAAAGCAAGGATAATATATGAAGACTACATTTCTATTCTCTCTCCGAAAGAG GTCAGCCTGGACTCCCGCGTGAGGGAGGCCATCAACAGGAGCATGGCTGAGCCATCCCCGCACATCTTTGACGACGCCCAGCTGCAGATCTACACCCTGATGCACAGGGACTCGTACCCCCGGTTCATGAACTCTGCTCTCTACAAAGACCTGCTTCGCTCCTTATCTGAGAATGCAGTGGAAGCCGAGGATGTTCcagatatttattattaa